From Argopecten irradians isolate NY chromosome 12, Ai_NY, whole genome shotgun sequence, one genomic window encodes:
- the LOC138304761 gene encoding uncharacterized protein produces MSDYEEAAPPVVIDSDSDRCKAGSAGENAPRTVFPTVVGRNQQTCCVGDDAQNKHDLLPLMYPVEHGFITNWDDMQKIWHYTFYNELRVAPEEHPAMLAEAPLNSKFNREKIMQIIVSWTYYRGRL; encoded by the exons ATGTCCGACTATGAGGAGGCCGCCCCACCTGTTGTCATTGATAGTGATAGTGACAGATGTAAAGCTGGGTCTGCTGGAGAGAATGCTCCTCGTACCGTATTCCCAACTGTTGTTGGACGAAACCAGCAAACCTGTTGTGTCGGAGACGATGCTCAGAACAAACACGATCTATTGCCTCTAATGTATCCTGTAGAACATGGCTTCATCACCAACTGGGACGACATGCAGAAGATCTGGCATTACACCTTCTACAACGAGCTCCGTGTGGCTCCCGAGGAACACCCGGCCATGTTGGCAGAAGCACCACTTAATTCTAAGTTTAACCGCGAAAAGATTATGCAg ATTATAGTATCCTGGACGTACTACAGGGGTCGTCTTTGA